From Micromonas commoda chromosome 3, complete sequence, a single genomic window includes:
- a CDS encoding predicted protein: MDTILEVSDPLYPPPHPASRLSRPTQMRRVPTRDKSSADDATIDEIVAWLSDGGGVHARGGGGAPPGAVAAAGLNTRGQLAHALLETVRRECEPALRLRAAEAQAAAAAASAAAASARHAPPASASKIPPQPTPQPPPGFEGARGPGGHRARGWGSAAPKTGSRLPGIDIDDATEFPSLGIPAGAGRGAESSATPGGAGGGRGWGGDGPRRRLENELGPPSPAASPPTPTPTPNDDDDARPASALEPKPRKPPKRVAPVAMNPTNPSIGGTSQPTKRIQPTAMASSEVCGARAGQSQSLTGLESPVRPSANAPKLSSPGPLTPPPLRRDSPVSNRLATAASSSSLPTSFSPMNDGLGSGFGGGGFDEFGAASDENDTDEEDEEDEEDSDGGSSSSLSGPSPEAHRRIARNAARLHAAALGGAAVPDVSRALALPCRLLALPRSFRVAVVTSDVTSDATSDATSEIIGRRTNPSEISKASSVRGWMRTGAAARAYAAAVLQGCGRCVHAMGEPTLAALAGCRDLRRLAPRLHSSLVRELGLCRLATRRAAQAAYGSAARGASESSGTRGSIGVMLPAPLMAAAGPLPPLKGGGGAVGGGAGFGGAVNTQAAYRNREKARDALYAQIREIAGSNPGGAGAGHAGSSGGSPGIGSLGERVRGLLSIVRVENTRWFAELMVSRLVQAAAAGEADEELAAAVAPARLSRLHRRLTGETGGGDSRANAGGRGGGRGGAGGRGGGGGRGGGRGGGGRGAGRGGFSGGVDDDSGPTSAPSFASLFPPAQRPYVRLIEAADSHRLASALVRALVAALHALDRHATPPEKCIRRLPEGGTMDDDDDDADRGVGRNDVDPPTLSPGGVIPTDVAPGSTGARGGASSGGYGGYGGYGGLTERMLAAKAVAGVLGVLAFGSGASGPGVANERSLAPPPGVDLAGALRRATRAGELCVTVPWTLAFLRFLPWDAEAATARVYLEPIATLRRMLRSPRLDPSFRGRARSFESNAAGEDADDDTAGAEKGGFFFSTPQMALRATLATGLSASAPTTPAACVAFARDVALAAGAKSAPPPPPPPASLASLPATEWRLGLGPARVPGGEEEDPPDDEDPLRDWGAGATAGGGTTIMDAFDESSFDEIPPDLSRGGVDSRYVESACPELDAATRELATQLASARRARVRATRSKDAGTLGGVPSGGAPATPAVAPLLDPSRAFQTPGEGDDDDNRGDVPAPPSPSPSPSAPVHPRRVTAVRTDAARTEGPSSSSKGVPPTARTPARTGAPPPPHRPVSSTPVQTTTPVQTADRETNRQRNARNETLRVDQALQRAFLQHRPALHRVVDFAVDAAVLAATDAASSLAVRRLTSVGPTVDAVAKAAKAAADAAPTGASPEDAWTPAFEHAVERAAMAAARDALPGAIAAASAEASERAAAAVVALTAPSVPSGDASKVLTRGDEVVVRPTEGSSPGSSLGSSRRSSPSTVLPRSESTETTPFDRASAHSLAAARAAADAATAAAADRVRRTLPFELHARIQSEARAALRTALAAVKAEARVRAADGSTDDGSTAASTPTDGTRVHVGMGTIASSDGRRLFETCDSLRTAAEAGATASELAGKTRATAAEIRAALAEDGYPHCSDVSGDGIEPRDHACVDAARALASLLFAYPPRDAPKRGAGDDGSYPGTRPFEEARRSRLASRDDAWAAASAAVAAAWRVSIDDDGESPPGESPPDGSSSEDEASPPGESPPDLASAIAGAFLDPDSWLPRIAGVNAGSPFAQRRAECAAVATLTSVPSSAAWRRAVRTKFLALVDAASAAGSGVGCVGVALLLRAGAGVVEAFAGDAKARDGDVGVAEDAKAFGVSLMDRCDDAGERRTRRRVERALRGT, translated from the exons ATGGACACGATACTGGAGGTGAGCGACCCTCTCTATCCACCCCCACACCCGGCGTCCCGACTCAGCCGCCCGACCCAGATGCGTCGAGTCCCCACGCGCGACAAAAGCTCC GCGGACGATGCCACGAtcgacgagatcgtcgcgtggctctccgacggcggcggtgttcacgcgcgcggcggcggcggcgccccaccgggggcggtcgccgccgcggggctcaACACGCGCGGTCAACTCGCGCACGCGTTGCTCGAGACGGTGAGGCGCGAGTGCGAGCCGGCGCTGCGCCTtcgagcggcggaggcgcaggcggcggcggcggcggcatccgcggcggcggcgagcgcgcggcacgccccgccggcgtcggcgtccaagatcccgccgcagccgacgccgcagccgccgcccgggttcgagggcgcgcgggggccgggcggccatcgcgcgagGGGATGgggctccgcggcgcccaagacCGGGAGCAGGCTGCCGGGGATAgacatcgacgacgcgaccgagtTCCCATCGCTGGGtatccccgcgggcgccgggcgcggcgccgagagcagcgccacgcccggcggcgccggcggcggcagggggTGGGGCGGGGAtggcccgcgacggcgactggAAAACGAGCTCgggccaccgtcgccggctgcgtcgccgccgacgccgacgccgacgccgaacgacgacgacgacgctcgccccgcgtccgcgctcgagccaAAACCTCGAAAGCCACccaagcgcgtcgcccccgtggCGATGAACCCGACGAATCCCTCGATTGGCGGGACGAGCCAACCGACGAAACGCATACAGCccacggcgatggcgtcgtcggaagTTTGCGGAGCCCGGGCGGGACAATCGCAATCGCTCACCGGGCTGGAGTCGCCGGTGAGGCCATCCGCGAACGCACCGAAGCTGTCGTCCCCCGGGCccctcacgccgccgccgctgcgcaGGGACTCGCCCGTGTCCAACCGGCTCGCGAcggctgcgtcgtcgtcgtccctcccgACTAGTTTTTCGCCGATGAACGACGGCTTAGGCTcgggcttcggcggcggcggcttcgacgagttcggcgccgcgagcgacgagaacgacacggacgaggaggacgaggaggacgaggaggataGCGACGgagggtcgtcgtcgtcgctctccgGACCCTCTCCGGAGGCTCACCGGAGGATTGCGAGaaacgcggcgcggctgcacgcggcggcgctcggcggcgcggcggtgccggacgtctcccgcgcgctggcgctccCGTGTCgactcctcgcgctcccgaGATCgttccgcgtcgccgttgtcACGTCGGATGTCACGTCGGATGCCACGTCGGATGCCACGTCGGAGATTATCGGACGACGAACGAATCCATCGGAGATTTCGAAGGCGTCTTCTGTCCGAGGCTGGATGaggaccggcgccgccgcgcgcgcgtacgccgcggcggtgctccaGGGATGCGGTCGGTGCGTCCACGCCATGGGCGAAccgaccctcgccgcgctcgccgggtGCCGCGACTTgcggaggctcgcgccgaggctgcaCTCGAGTTTGGTGCGCGAGCTGGGTTTGTGCCGgttggcgacgcggcgggcggcgcaggcggcttATGGGtcagcggcgcgcggcgcgtccgaaTCTTCCGGAACGCGCGGTTCGATCGGCGTGATGCTCCCGGCGCCgctgatggcggcggcggggccgcttccgccgctcaaagggggtggcggcgccgtcggcggcggagccggcTTTGGCGGAGCGGTAAACACGCAGGCGGCGTATAGGAACAGGGAGAAGGCTCGAGACGCGCTGTACGCGCAGATCCGAGAGatcgcgggttcgaacccgGGCGGGGCCGGGGCTGGTCATGCGGGTTCTTCCGGGGGTTCGCCAGGGATCGGATCGCTCGGCGAGAGGGTGCGGGGTTTGTTGTCCATCGTCAGGGTCGAAAACACTCGTTGGTTCGCGGAGCTGATGGTGTCGAGGCTGgtccaggcggcggcggcgggagaggctgacgaggagctcgcggcggcggtggcgcctgCGAGGCTGTCGAGGCTGCACAGGCGCCTCACCGGAGAgaccggcgggggcgactcCAGGGCCAACGCCGGCGGTAGGGGCGGCGGTAGGGGCGGAGCCGGCGGTaggggcggaggaggcgggcgcggcggcgggcgcggcggaggcgggcgaggcgcgggaaGGGGCGGTTTTAGCGGCGgtgtcgacgacgactccggcCCTACCTCCGCCccctcgttcgcgtccctgTTCCCCCCCGCGCAGAGGCCCTACGTCCGCCTCATCGAGGCTGCGGACTCGCACAggctggcgtcggcgctggtACGAGCgctggtcgccgcgctgcacgcGCTGGACCGAcacgcgacgcccccggaAAAATGTATCCGGAGACTACCGGAAGGAGGAaccatggacgacgacgacgacgacgccgaccgcggcgtcggacgaAACGACGTCGACCCTCCCACACTGTCGCCCGGCGGGGTGATACCCACGGACGTGGCGCCCGGTTCgaccggggcgcgcggcggcgcgtcgtcggggggcTACGGGGGCtacggcggctacggcggctTGACCGAGCggatgctcgccgcgaaggcggtcgcgggcgtcctcggcgtcctcgcctttggcagcggcgcgtcgggcccgggcgtcgcgaacgagcgctcgctcgctccgccgccgggcgtcgacctcgccggcgcgcttcgccgcgcgacgagagCCGGCGAGCTCTGCGTCACCGTCCCGTGGACGCTCGCGTTTTTGAGATTTCTGCCgtgggacgcggaggcggcgacggcgagggtgtACCTCGAGCCCATCGCGACCCTGAGGCGCATGCTCCGTTCGCCGAGGCTCGATCCTTCCTTCCGCGGACGTGCGCGTTCGTTTGAATCaaacgccgcgggggaggacgccgacgacgatacGGCTGGCGCAGAAAAAGGCGGTTTCTTTTTCTCGACGCCGCAGATGGCGCTGagggcgacgctcgcgacgggtctctccgcgtccgcgcccacgaccccggcggcgtgcgtcgccttcgcgagggacgtcgcactcgcggcgggcgccaagagcgcgccgcctccgccgcctccgccggcgtcgctcgcgtcgctgcccgcgacggagtggaggctcgggctcggcccggcgcgcgtccccggcggagaagaggaggatccgcccgacgacgaggacccgCTTCGCGAttggggcgcgggggccACCGCGGGTGGGGGGACTACCATCatggacgcgttcgacgagtCATCGTTCGACGAGATCCCTCCGGATCtcagccgcgggggcgtcgacaGTCGGTACGTGGAGAGCGCGTGCCCggagctggacgcggcgacgcgcgagttGGCGACGCAGCTGGCATCCGCGAGACGAGCGAGGGTGagagcgacgcggtcgaAGGACGCGGGCACCCTCGGAGGCGTCCCCTCGGGTGGTGCGCCGGCGActcccgcggtggcgccccTTCTGGATCCTTCCAGAGCCTTCCAGAcccccggcgagggcgacgacgacgacaaccgcggcgacgtccccgctccgccgtcgccgtcgccgtcgccgtccgccccCGTCCATCCCCGCCGAGTCACCGCGGTTCGCACCGACGCGGCTCGCACTGAAGgtccctcctcgagctcgaaggGTGTGCCCCCGACCGCgcgcacccccgcgcgcaccggggctccccctcctccccaTCGCCCcgtctcctcgacgcccgttcaaacgacgacgcccgttCAAACGGCTGACCGGGAGACGAACCGTCAGCGGAACGCGCGAAATGAGACGCTTCGCGTCGACCAGGCGCTGCAACGCGCGTTCCTGCAGCACCGACCCGCGCTGCACCGCGTGGTCGActtcgccgtcgacgccgccgtgctcgccgccaccgacgccgcgtcctctCTCGCGGTCCGACGGTTGACCTCGGTCGGTCCaacggtggacgcggtggcgaaggcggcgaaggcggcggctgacgcggcgccgaccggCGCATCCCCCGAGGACGCGTGGACCCCCGCGTTCGAGCACGCCGTCGAGAgggccgcgatggcggcggcgcgggacgcgctgccgggcgccatcgccgccgcgagcgcggaggcgtcggagcgagccgcggcggcggtggtcgcgctcaccgcgccaTCCGTGCCatccggtgacgcgtcgaagGTGCTCACGAGGGgtgacgaggtcgtcgttcGCCCAACAGAGGGTAGTTCGCCCGGGAGTAGTTTGGGTTCGTCCcgccgatcgtcgccgtcgacggttCTCCCGAGATCTGAGAGTACGGAAACTACTCCGTTTGATCGAGCCTCGGCGcactcgctcgccgcggcgcgcgccgcggctgacgcAGCGActgccgcggccgcggacaGGGTTCGTCGCACGCTGCCGTTCGAGCTCCACGCGCGGATACAGAGCGAGGCGAGAGCCGCGCTGcgaaccgcgctcgccgcggtcaaggcggaggctAGGGTTCGAGCCGCAGACGGATCAACCGACGATGgatcgaccgcggcgtcgacgccgacggatgGGACGCGTGTTCACGTGGGGATGGGGACGATAGCATCCTCGGATGGGCGTCGTCTGTTCGAGACGTGCGACTCGCTgagaacggcggcggaggctggggcgaccgcctccgagctcgcgggaaaaacgagggcgacggcggcggagattcgcgcggcgctcgccgaggacggttACCCTCATTGTTCGGACGTCTCCGGGGATGGAATTGAACCGCGTGAtcacgcgtgcgtcgacgccgcgcgggcgctcgcgagTTTACTGTTTGCGTACCCGCCCAGAGACGCGCCCAAACGGGGGGCTGGAGACGACGGTTCGTATCCGGGAACGCGCCCGTTCGAAGAAgcccgtcgttcgcgtctgGCGAGCAGGGACGACGCGtgggccgccgcgtccgccgccgtcgccgccgcgtggcgcgtctcgatcgacgacgacggtgagtcaccgcccggtgagtcaccgcccgacgGTTCATCTTCCGAAGAcgaagcgtcgccgcccggtgagtcaccacCCGATCTAGC
- a CDS encoding predicted protein, producing MSGPGTTRGSSYPFLQRGLPFFAFMIGGSYGISILLQGRNEVRDAKADVTDMRAPSKTQNVRRKNMAFDIDAERERTIEELGGLEKDVDMVPVPRPWEEPGAKRRRWWKGVKRWWGGA from the exons ATGAGCGGGccgggaacgacgcgggggagcAGCTACCCCTTCCTGCAACGCGGTCTTCCCTTCTTCGCGTTCATGATAGGAGGATCCTACGGTATCAGCATCCTCCTGCAG GGAAGGAACGAGGTGAgggacgccaaggctgatGTCACGGACatgcgcgcgccgtccaagACGCAGAACGTTCGCAGGAAGAACATGGCCttcgacatcgacgccgagcgagaGAGGAccatcgaggagctcggcggacTGGAGAAGGATGTGGACATGGTGCCGGTGCCGAGGCCGTGGGAGGAGCCGGGtgcgaagcggcggcgatggtggAAGGGTGTCAAGCGCTGGTGGGGAGGCGCATAG